One genomic region from Carnobacterium maltaromaticum DSM 20342 encodes:
- a CDS encoding type I toxin-antitoxin system Fst family toxin: MENLISLVIAPLLVGLVLLLVEHWLDD, encoded by the coding sequence ATGGAAAACCTTATCTCATTGGTTATCGCTCCACTTTTAGTGGGACTAGTATTATTGCTAGTTGAACATTGGTTAGATGATTAG